The genomic region AGTGTCGATGTCACCAAGCAGACCATCCATTACCCGGAGTCTGACGGGCTGGTCGTGAACGAACGCCAGACCTGCAACTTTACGGCGAATGAGAACTTTGTGGTGTTCGAGTGTGTTCATCGTCTGCTGGACAAAGGCTACAAACCGGAACACATCGAGCTGGAGCCAAAATGGAAGCTGGGCCGCGGCGCCAGCGGCGGCCGCGCCGATATTCTGGTCAAGGACAATTTCGGCAAGCCGCTGCTCATCATCGAGTGCAAAACTGCCGGGGCCGAGTTCAAAAAAGCCTGGAACAAGACCCTGCAGGACGGCGACCAGCTTTTCAGTTACGCACAACAGATCAGCGAGACCCAGTTTCTTTGCCTCTACACCTCGGATTTTGAAAACGCCGAACTGAGCTACCAGAGCCATATCATCGCCCACCGCGACAACGACCAGTATCTGGTCGCCAATCCGCACTTCAAACCCTTCCGCAGCGTCACCGACGTCAAGGAGAGATTCGCGGTCTGGCGCGATACCTACAAACTCGACTTCACCACCAAGGGGATCTTCGAGGACAACATCCAGCCCTACCAGATCGGCAAGGACAAGTATTCCTTGGCTGATCTGCACGCCATTTCCGCCTCGGATCAGCAGAAGAAATATCATGAGTTCGCGACCATTTTGCGTCAGCACAACGTATCGGGCCGGGAAAACGCCTTCGACAAGCTGGTGAACCTGTTTCTCTGCAAGCTGGTGGACGAGATCGAGAACCCCGACGACCTCAAGTTTTACTGGAAGGGTGTCGCCTACGACAGCCATTTCGATCTGATGGATCGCCTGCAGCAGCTCTACCAGTCGGGCATGGACAAGTTCCTCGGCGAGGACATCACCTACATCAATCAGAACGATGTCAATAACGCCCTGCGCTTCATCCGCCAGAATCCGGACGCCACCCAGCGGGCGGTGTGGAATCTGTTCATTCAGCAGAAGTTTTTCACCAACAACGACTTTTCCTTTATCGACGTCCACAACGAACGGCTTTTTTACCAGAACGCCGACGTGCTGCTAAAACTCCTGCAAATGTGGCAGGACATCCGCCTGACCAACCCCAACGGCCACAACCAGTTTCTCGGCGACATGTTCGAGGGCTTCCTCGACCAAGGCATCAAGCAGAGTGAGGGGCAATTTTTTACCCCCATGCCCATCTGCCGCTTTGTCCTGATGAGCCTGCCACTGGAAAGCCTGGTGCGCGACAACCCCACGCCGCCCATGGCCATCGATTACGCCTGCGGCGCGGGCCATTTCCTCACCGAACTGGCCTTGCAGCTTCAACCCCTGCTCAAACAGCACAAGCCCCAGGCCAACCCGGCCGAATACCACAAATCGATGGTCGGCATCGAAAAGGAGTACCGGCTCTCCAAGGTCGCCAAGGTATCCGCCTTCATGTACGGCCAGCAGGGCATCCAGGTCTGCTACGGCGATGGCCTGGTGAACAGCCACGAGGCCTTTCCCGACATCCGCGACGGCCATTTCGACCTGCTCGTCGCCAATCCGCCCTACAGCGTGCGCGGCTTTCTCGAAACCCTGCCCGAGGAGGAGCGCAAGGCCTATTCGCTCACCGACACCATCAACGACGCCGAGACGGCCAACAGCATCGAGACCTTCTTTGTCGAGCGGGCCAAGCAGTTACTGAAGAGCGACGGCGTGGCCGCCATCATCCTGCCCTCGTCGATCCTCTCCAACGGCGGCTCCACCTACATCCGCGCCCGCGAAATCCTGTTGCAGTATTTCGATATCGTCGCCATCGCCGAATTCGGCAGTGGCACTTTCGGCAAGACCGGCACCAACACCGTCACCCTGTTCCTGCGCCGCAAGCCGACCCAGCCCGACACCGCCGAGCACTACCGCGAACGGGTGGAGGAATGGTTCAAGGGCTGCGCCGCCAGCAAGCGCAAGCAGGCGATCTACAAGGACGGCCACCTGATCGAGCAGTATTGCGCCCATATCAATGTGCCCCTGGCCGATTACCAAAGCCTGCTGCGCGGTGAGACGGAGGGAAGCTGGAAGCCGCAGGAGCATTTCCAGCCCTATCACGACAAGTTCGACAGGAGCACCGAGCTGGTCAACCTGCGCAAGCAGAAGAAATTCAAGGCCCTAAGCAAAGCCGAACAGACGGCGGAGATCGCCAAGCGCTACCTGGCCTATGTGCAGTCCATCGAGCGCGACAAGCTCTATCACTTCTGCCTCGCCTCGGATCAGAGCAACCCGGTGCTGATCATTCGCAGTCCGTCCGGAACCAAGGAGATCAAGCAGTTTCTCGGTTACGAGTGGAGCAGCGCCAAGGGGGATGAAGGCATCAAGCTCATCGAGGACGCCGCTGGCCGCCACATCACCGCCCTGTACGACGGCCCGGACCACGCCAACCCGATGCGCTTTACCCGCGCCAACCCGGCCAAGCTCAGCGGCCACATTGCCGCGAATTTCGATGGGACACTTGGGACGATTCCGGCTGAATTGAGCGAGGTGGCCAACCCGGCACGGTTGGTGGATATGCTGGATTTTTCCCAAACAGTATTCGAAAAACAGTTCTCGCTTGTAGTCCGTGCCAGCCTCACGTCCGTCACAAAGTGGCCGCAAATGCCAATCCGACAGGTTGCGGTGTTGAATCCGCGAAAGAGTGAGTTGAAAGGTGTTTCTGCCTCAACAGAAATATCTTTCGTTGAAATGGCCTCTGTGAGCGAGGATGGTTTTATCACCGGTGCGGTCCCTAGAAAACTTGGAGAAGTATTGAAGGGCAGCTACACCTACTTTGCCGAGGACGACATCATCATTGCAAAGATTACCCCTTGCATGGAAAACGGCAAATGCGCACTTGCAAGAGGATTAAGCAATAAGATCGGGATGGGAAGCTCTGAGTTTCACGTCATTCGTGCGGATAAAGGAAAGGTTCTTCCTGACTATGTTTTCGGCTACTTGAATAGAGCGGAGGTCAGGAAAGTTGCCGAGAAAAACATGACTGGTTCAAGCGGCCACCGACGAGTCCCTGAATCGTTCTATGCCGACCTGAGAATCCCGGTACCGCCCCTCAAGGTTCAATCGCAAATTTGTGACGACTTCACAAAGGTTGACAAAGCTGTTCAATCTGCAAGAACCAAGATCGCCAGCACGCAACAATCTATCGAACTACTTGTTGAGTCCATCTACGCCTCCACCGCCCCCCGCATCGAAATCGCCAAGCTGAGCACCAACATCCAATACGGCCTGAACGAGAAGATGAACGAGGCCGGTATCGGCTACAAGATTTTCCGCATGAACGAGATCATTCAGGGGCGGATGGTGGACAACGGCGCGATGAAGTGCGCCGACATCAGCGCCGAGGAGTTCGCCAAGTACCGGCTTAACAAGGGCGATTTACTTTTCAACCGCACCAACAGCATCGAGCATGTCGGCAAGACCGGCCTCTTCGATCTGGACGGCGACTACTGTTTTGCCTCCTACCTGGTTCGCGTGGTGCCCGACACCAGCAAGATACTGCCGTTGTTCCTCGTCAAAATGATGAATTCTCCGGCCTATCAAGCTGAGGCCAAGGGCAAGGCTTCAAAGTCGATCAACCAGTCCAACATTAACGCCACCGTGATGAAAAACATCAAGGTGCCGGTTCCCTCCCTGGCCGAACAGAAAAAATTCGTCGCCAAGGTCGAGGATCTGGAAAAACAGATCACCGAGGCACAGGCCATCATCGACACCGCCCCCGCCCGCAAAGAGGCGGTGATGAAAAAGTATCTGTGAGGGGTGACATGAGCGCGCAACGAAACGACAATACCAACCCCACCTGCTGGATCATCGCCGGGCCCAACGGCGCGGGAAAAACCACCTTCGCCTTGGAGTACCTGCCGAAGGCTGCGGGTTGCACCCATTTCATCAACGCCGACCTGATCGCTGCCGGGCTCTCGCCGCTGGCCCCGGAGCGGGAGTTGCTGGCCGCTAGCCGTCTCTTTCTGCGCGAGATCGAGGAACGCATTACAGCCCACGAGAATTTCGCCTTTGAAACCACCCTGGCCGGGCGTACCTATCTGCGGCTGGTCGAGCGGTTGCGTGCCGATGGCTGGCGGGTGGAACTGATCTATCTAGCCCTGCCCAGCGTCGAGATGTCCAAACTGCGTGTCGCCGAACGGGTCGCCCACGGCGGGCACAACATCCCGGTGGCGGATGTCGAACGGCGCTTTCCCCGCAGCCTGCGCCATCTTTTGAACGATTTCAGCCATCGCGTCGATAGCTGCACCTGCTTCATGAACAACGGGGAAAGCCCGGTGCTGGTTTTCGAACAGCGCGACAGTGAACGCGATATCTTGCATGACGACTTCTATCAGCTTCTGCTTGAGGAGGCCAAACAATGACTACCAAACGAAAAACCACGCCATCTCCGGAAGGGCTGCGGCAGTTGGAAACGCTGCGTCAGGCCGTCGGCAAGACGCTGGAGAAAAAGCGCCGGTTGGGCCAGTACTCCGTGACATGGCAGGATGGCAAGCCGGTCGTGAAGGGTGAGGATGCGCCGGGTGCGAATGACAACGCTCATTGAATGGTGAGCTTATGAGCGTCTACCAGCCGCCCTACACCATCACCCCCGAGATCCTGAACCGGGTCGCCGCGATCAGCGAGGCCATCGGGCGGCTGACCGTGCTCACCGATGATGACGCGGCAATAGCTCAAAGAGGCGCTTGGGCTGAAAGACGATGAGCATTTCCGCAAGGCCTATCTGCTCCCCGCTTTGGATTCCGGACTGATTGAAATGACCATCCCCGACAAGCCGTGCAGCAGCAAACAGAAATACCGACTGACCGACAAGGGACGCCAGCGACTGGCGCAGTTTGGCGGTGGATAACTTGCGACAAACTCTCGCGACACGGCCTGTGAGAGCGAGCTGTGTCAAAGCTACGACGAGGGATATGACATCTTGGGGGGAAGGCCGAGCACGTCGAGTTCATCGAAATTGCACGAAAAATGCGCGTGGTCACGGCAGGACGACGCCACCCATTGTTTAACGACACCGAAATCCGTTTTGCCGCTTCCGAGTTTGGGAATGGCTGCCAGCGTGATCACTTCCGACGGGATCATCAATGGATTGCATTTCGATTCAAGCAAACCGGTTCTCAACGCATCGAACGAGATTGGTCGGGTGACCGCCAAAACCACCCGTTCGCCTTTTTTGGGATCCGGGCGGTTCACCGCCACGAGATCCGTTTCCGGATCGTGCAGTACGGATCGAACCGCTTGTTCCACCGCCCCGAGACTGACCATTTCCCCGCCGATTTTGGCGAACCGTGCGTATCGATCTTCGATGGTCAGAAATCCGTCCTCATCCAAATGGCCTTTGTCGCCGGTTCGGTACCAACGGCGCCCATCGATTTCGATCAAGGCTTCATGCGTTTTTTCGGATTGGTTCAGATAACCTTGCATCACTTGAGGGCCGGCAATCAAAACCAGACCGCCCTCCCCGATCGAACACGCTTTCAAGGTCACAGGGTCCACGATTTGGAGGCTCGTTCCCGGAAGCGGCAAACCGACGGTTCCGGATTTGGCGCCTTTTTGCGCTTTCCAGGAAGCGGCGTCCAGGCGATCGGGAATATTGACCGCGGCAACCGGCGAGGTTTCCGTGGCGCCATAGCCTTCAAAAACGGGTCGGTTGAATTTCAACCGGAAGGCTTGCTCGGTGTCGGGATTCAATTTTTCGGCGCCGCTCACCACAATTCGCAAGGATTCGAGCATCAAGGGATGGATGCGGGGATTTCGGGCAAAAAGCCCCAAAAAGGTGGGGGTGGTGCAAAAAATCGTGGCCCGGTGTTCGGCGATCAGCTTGGCGATCTTAGCGGTATCGGAGGGATCGGGGTGGCACACCACCGGCATGCCTTCGACCAGCGGCATAAACGTCGTCACGGTGAGTCCGAAAGCGTGAAACAGCGGCAAGGCGTTCATCACGACATCTCCGTGCTCCGTATTCAATACATCGGAAGTTTGCTTCAAATTCGCCATCAGATTGCGATGACTCAAAACGATACCTTTGGGTTTGCCCTCGCTGCCACTGGAAAACAGGACCGTCGCCGGTGAATCGATCGAAACCGGCGCCGCATGCAGCCATTTGAGCACCCATGCCGGAAATGCCCGCACCTGAAGGAAGGTGGTCAACCATTGGAAGGTTCCGATCCGGGCGAAGATGTCCTCGAGATAGGATATTTCGAGGTCTTGAAAGAGTTCTTCCGACGAGAATCCCTTCCTGTCGAGGCGCTTCAAAAACGATCTCGCGGTGATCACCCGTTCGATGCCGGCCTGTTCGAGGGCTTCCTTCAACGCTTTTTTGCCGGCGGTGTAATTCAAGTTGACGGGGGTTTTCCCGGCCATCAGCGCCGCAAGGTTAGCAATAATTCCGGCCGCGCCGGTCGGCAGCAACAAGCCGATCATTCGGCCGGAAAGCGTTTTTCTAAGCCGTCTCGAAACACACAGCACGGAGATCAGAAGCCGGCTGGATGTCAGACGCTTTCCGGTCGAATCGACGACGCCGATCTCCGAAAGGGCCCGTTTGGCCGTCTCCATCCAGGCGACGTGCAGGAGCGGCAGCTTTTCCGTGTAGATCTCCCAGGCATCGGTGGACAATGCCAGAATGCGTTGCTTGACGACTTCGGCCCGAACTGTCTTCGGTAACGGTTCACCGAACACGACCGTCACATCGTATTTTCCATTGACCCTCCGCTGCCGTTTCAATTTATCGCTCGACCGGGAAAACCGGCTCCCCCAAAGTCCATGCAAATAAAAAGGCAGGACCACGGCGTCGGTCCCTTCGAGGGCCTTTTCGAATCCGCGCTGAAAGGCATTGAGATGCCCGGTCCGGCTGATGGTGCCTTCCGGAAACAGGCAGACCACTTCGCCTCGATTGAGCCGTTCGGTGACTTGGGAAAGCGCGGATTTGGCACCCCGATCGGAAATGGGAATCACCCCGAACCGGTCGAACAGCCATTTCAGATACCACTTTTCGTAAATGCTTCGAATCATCACGAATCGAATCGGGCGCGGACTGACGATTTGGAGGAGCGCCCAATCGATCCAACTGATGTGATTGCCGAGCATCAACACGCCGCCGGATTCCGGGAGATGCTCGAACCCGAGCACGTCCACCCGGTAACGCCGTTGGATCAGGCAAGTCACCGCGATACGAATCAAGGATTGCGGAAGCTTCCAAAGGGTGTAGAGCGCGCTGATCGAGGCAATGATCGTCAGCGAGGCAAACAGGCCGGTGCTGCCGGCGCCGACCGTCACCAACATCGCCGAGGCGGTGAGAAACCCCAGCATCGCCACGTTTTGGATGAAATTGTTGCCGGCCAGGATGCGGCCGGAATCATGGGAGTGCGCATGGAATTGAATCAGCGCATTGAGCGGAATGACCAAAAGACCGCCGAAAATACCCCAGACGGCGAAATTCAAAGCCTGCCACAGGGGATCATGCAGCACGGGAAGCAGTGAGAGCGTCACCACCACCCCGAGGGCGCCGACGGGAATCAAACCGGTCTCGATGTGTCTTTGAGAACTTTTCCCGGCAATGACCGAACCGATGATGATGCCGATGCCGGCGCACGCCATCAAACCCTGGACGACGGCGGCATTCGTGATAGCCAGTGCATCCTTGGCAAAGGCGGGAAAAGCGGCCAAAACGACCTGGGAGATCCCCCAAAAAACCGCCAGGCCCAAAACGGGCAGGAAGACCTGTTCGCGATCGAACAAGGTTTTCAGGTTGCCACGCAGGTAGCGGCCACAAAGATAGTCCCGGAAATTGAAAGCAAGCGCTGCGTCGACGGGTTGTTTTTGGGGTAGCCGGTAAGCGAGAAGCGCCTCGACGACGGCAATGGCGAGTAAGCTCCATCCCAGGGGGGCGATGTGTTTCAGGACATTGGTTCGAGTGAAGGATTCGACCCCTTCCAAAAGATTTTCGAACGGAATCGAGTACACCAACACGCCGGTCAAAATGGCCGTGATGGTGACCGCTTGAACGTACCCGTTCACGGAGGCCAGGTGCTGCTTGCCGACCAGTTCCTTGATGTAACCGTATTTGGCCGGAGAGTAAACGGCGCTTTGGACCGCCAGCAGGAAGGTCATGGAGAATGCCGGCCAAAACCAGCCGAGGTAATAGAACACGGTAATCAAGCCGACAAGACCGATCGCAACCAACGCGCTCTGGCGTAAGACGCGGTTTTTGGGGTATTTGTCCGACAAGTACCCCGACGGCGAAAACAACGCCACGAACGGCACCAGGATCAAAGCGTTGACGGCTGCCGTCAGAACGATCTGCGTTTGCCCCTCGTAAACCTTGAAAATCGTGTTCTGAATCAGAATTTTGTGGCCGAGATCCACAAATGCATTCAGAAACACAATGACCAGATAGATGAGCAAAGCCTGTTTGTTTGGCATTTTTGTATTCATATTGAAGACTCAACGGGTTAAAACTTGCACTCACAGTTGAGTCTTCAAAAAACACGCCAAGACATTCCT from Methylohalobius crimeensis 10Ki harbors:
- a CDS encoding acyl-[ACP]--phospholipid O-acyltransferase, whose translation is MPNKQALLIYLVIVFLNAFVDLGHKILIQNTIFKVYEGQTQIVLTAAVNALILVPFVALFSPSGYLSDKYPKNRVLRQSALVAIGLVGLITVFYYLGWFWPAFSMTFLLAVQSAVYSPAKYGYIKELVGKQHLASVNGYVQAVTITAILTGVLVYSIPFENLLEGVESFTRTNVLKHIAPLGWSLLAIAVVEALLAYRLPQKQPVDAALAFNFRDYLCGRYLRGNLKTLFDREQVFLPVLGLAVFWGISQVVLAAFPAFAKDALAITNAAVVQGLMACAGIGIIIGSVIAGKSSQRHIETGLIPVGALGVVVTLSLLPVLHDPLWQALNFAVWGIFGGLLVIPLNALIQFHAHSHDSGRILAGNNFIQNVAMLGFLTASAMLVTVGAGSTGLFASLTIIASISALYTLWKLPQSLIRIAVTCLIQRRYRVDVLGFEHLPESGGVLMLGNHISWIDWALLQIVSPRPIRFVMIRSIYEKWYLKWLFDRFGVIPISDRGAKSALSQVTERLNRGEVVCLFPEGTISRTGHLNAFQRGFEKALEGTDAVVLPFYLHGLWGSRFSRSSDKLKRQRRVNGKYDVTVVFGEPLPKTVRAEVVKQRILALSTDAWEIYTEKLPLLHVAWMETAKRALSEIGVVDSTGKRLTSSRLLISVLCVSRRLRKTLSGRMIGLLLPTGAAGIIANLAALMAGKTPVNLNYTAGKKALKEALEQAGIERVITARSFLKRLDRKGFSSEELFQDLEISYLEDIFARIGTFQWLTTFLQVRAFPAWVLKWLHAAPVSIDSPATVLFSSGSEGKPKGIVLSHRNLMANLKQTSDVLNTEHGDVVMNALPLFHAFGLTVTTFMPLVEGMPVVCHPDPSDTAKIAKLIAEHRATIFCTTPTFLGLFARNPRIHPLMLESLRIVVSGAEKLNPDTEQAFRLKFNRPVFEGYGATETSPVAAVNIPDRLDAASWKAQKGAKSGTVGLPLPGTSLQIVDPVTLKACSIGEGGLVLIAGPQVMQGYLNQSEKTHEALIEIDGRRWYRTGDKGHLDEDGFLTIEDRYARFAKIGGEMVSLGAVEQAVRSVLHDPETDLVAVNRPDPKKGERVVLAVTRPISFDALRTGLLESKCNPLMIPSEVITLAAIPKLGSGKTDFGVVKQWVASSCRDHAHFSCNFDELDVLGLPPKMSYPSS
- a CDS encoding Fic family protein encodes the protein MLPALDSGLIEMTIPDKPCSSKQKYRLTDKGRQRLAQFGGG
- a CDS encoding N-6 DNA methylase, with amino-acid sequence MISQDNFIALLDFLGFAKNKSIYSKTIGATSLSVDVTKQTIHYPESDGLVVNERQTCNFTANENFVVFECVHRLLDKGYKPEHIELEPKWKLGRGASGGRADILVKDNFGKPLLIIECKTAGAEFKKAWNKTLQDGDQLFSYAQQISETQFLCLYTSDFENAELSYQSHIIAHRDNDQYLVANPHFKPFRSVTDVKERFAVWRDTYKLDFTTKGIFEDNIQPYQIGKDKYSLADLHAISASDQQKKYHEFATILRQHNVSGRENAFDKLVNLFLCKLVDEIENPDDLKFYWKGVAYDSHFDLMDRLQQLYQSGMDKFLGEDITYINQNDVNNALRFIRQNPDATQRAVWNLFIQQKFFTNNDFSFIDVHNERLFYQNADVLLKLLQMWQDIRLTNPNGHNQFLGDMFEGFLDQGIKQSEGQFFTPMPICRFVLMSLPLESLVRDNPTPPMAIDYACGAGHFLTELALQLQPLLKQHKPQANPAEYHKSMVGIEKEYRLSKVAKVSAFMYGQQGIQVCYGDGLVNSHEAFPDIRDGHFDLLVANPPYSVRGFLETLPEEERKAYSLTDTINDAETANSIETFFVERAKQLLKSDGVAAIILPSSILSNGGSTYIRAREILLQYFDIVAIAEFGSGTFGKTGTNTVTLFLRRKPTQPDTAEHYRERVEEWFKGCAASKRKQAIYKDGHLIEQYCAHINVPLADYQSLLRGETEGSWKPQEHFQPYHDKFDRSTELVNLRKQKKFKALSKAEQTAEIAKRYLAYVQSIERDKLYHFCLASDQSNPVLIIRSPSGTKEIKQFLGYEWSSAKGDEGIKLIEDAAGRHITALYDGPDHANPMRFTRANPAKLSGHIAANFDGTLGTIPAELSEVANPARLVDMLDFSQTVFEKQFSLVVRASLTSVTKWPQMPIRQVAVLNPRKSELKGVSASTEISFVEMASVSEDGFITGAVPRKLGEVLKGSYTYFAEDDIIIAKITPCMENGKCALARGLSNKIGMGSSEFHVIRADKGKVLPDYVFGYLNRAEVRKVAEKNMTGSSGHRRVPESFYADLRIPVPPLKVQSQICDDFTKVDKAVQSARTKIASTQQSIELLVESIYASTAPRIEIAKLSTNIQYGLNEKMNEAGIGYKIFRMNEIIQGRMVDNGAMKCADISAEEFAKYRLNKGDLLFNRTNSIEHVGKTGLFDLDGDYCFASYLVRVVPDTSKILPLFLVKMMNSPAYQAEAKGKASKSINQSNINATVMKNIKVPVPSLAEQKKFVAKVEDLEKQITEAQAIIDTAPARKEAVMKKYL
- a CDS encoding AAA family ATPase, whose product is MSAQRNDNTNPTCWIIAGPNGAGKTTFALEYLPKAAGCTHFINADLIAAGLSPLAPERELLAASRLFLREIEERITAHENFAFETTLAGRTYLRLVERLRADGWRVELIYLALPSVEMSKLRVAERVAHGGHNIPVADVERRFPRSLRHLLNDFSHRVDSCTCFMNNGESPVLVFEQRDSERDILHDDFYQLLLEEAKQ